One region of Miscanthus floridulus cultivar M001 chromosome 19, ASM1932011v1, whole genome shotgun sequence genomic DNA includes:
- the LOC136528914 gene encoding probable peroxygenase 4 isoform X1, with protein MAGRQRAPAAASSYLPPVMMTAVLFLWVFSCVHVEASIDFGNMTALQNHVEFFDRNKDGIITASELFEGYVALGCDAVFARKKAASISAAVGPKTSPVGAPLPHLSIYVEYIHKAMHGSDTGAYDAEGRFVPAKFEEIFTKHAKVRPDALTSEEIEEMILANRDPLDPQSWSAPEAEWGLTYKLASDKQGFLHKDSARGIYDGSVFYELEEQKTSARCEM; from the exons ATGGCGGGTCGGCAACGTGCACCGGCAGCAGCTTCTTCATATTTGCCGCCAGTGATGATGACAGCGGTTCTGTTTCTATGGGTCTTTAGCT GTGTGCATGTGGAGGCAAGCATTGATTTTGGCAACATGACTGCTCTTCAAAATCACGTTGAATTTTTCGACCGGAATAAGGATGGCATTATTACAGCTTCAGAGCTCTTTGAAG GATATGTTGCACTCGGATGTGATGCCGTATTTGCCAGAAAAAAAGCCGCATCTATCAGTGCTGCTGTTGGTCCAAAAACAAGCCCT GTTGGTGCACCACTGCCTCATTTATCCATATACGTAGAGTATATCCATAAAGCAATGCATGGAAGTGATACAGGTGCATACGACGCTGAAGGAAG GTTTGTTCCTGCAAAGTTTGAAGAAATATTCACAAAGCATGCAAAGGTCAGGCCAGATGCGTTAACGTCTGAGGAGATTGAGGAGATGATTCTAGCAAATCGAGATCCATTAGACCCCCAATCATG GTCTGCACCTGAAGCAGAATGGGGACTAACATACAAGCTTGCAAGTGATAAGCAAGGATTCCTTCACAAGGACTCTGCAAGAGGCATATATGATGGAAGTGTGTTTTACGAGTTGGAGGAACAGAAGACGTCTGCAAGATGTGAGATGTGA
- the LOC136528914 gene encoding probable peroxygenase 4 isoform X2, with the protein MTALQNHVEFFDRNKDGIITASELFEGYVALGCDAVFARKKAASISAAVGPKTSPVGAPLPHLSIYVEYIHKAMHGSDTGAYDAEGRFVPAKFEEIFTKHAKVRPDALTSEEIEEMILANRDPLDPQSWSAPEAEWGLTYKLASDKQGFLHKDSARGIYDGSVFYELEEQKTSARCEM; encoded by the exons ATGACTGCTCTTCAAAATCACGTTGAATTTTTCGACCGGAATAAGGATGGCATTATTACAGCTTCAGAGCTCTTTGAAG GATATGTTGCACTCGGATGTGATGCCGTATTTGCCAGAAAAAAAGCCGCATCTATCAGTGCTGCTGTTGGTCCAAAAACAAGCCCT GTTGGTGCACCACTGCCTCATTTATCCATATACGTAGAGTATATCCATAAAGCAATGCATGGAAGTGATACAGGTGCATACGACGCTGAAGGAAG GTTTGTTCCTGCAAAGTTTGAAGAAATATTCACAAAGCATGCAAAGGTCAGGCCAGATGCGTTAACGTCTGAGGAGATTGAGGAGATGATTCTAGCAAATCGAGATCCATTAGACCCCCAATCATG GTCTGCACCTGAAGCAGAATGGGGACTAACATACAAGCTTGCAAGTGATAAGCAAGGATTCCTTCACAAGGACTCTGCAAGAGGCATATATGATGGAAGTGTGTTTTACGAGTTGGAGGAACAGAAGACGTCTGCAAGATGTGAGATGTGA